One window of the Lasioglossum baleicum chromosome 8, iyLasBale1, whole genome shotgun sequence genome contains the following:
- the LOC143211316 gene encoding uncharacterized protein LOC143211316 yields MLIFRYLATGCTFVSLGLYFCRGESTVGKIVSETTTIIWNELKDVYIPRPTCDQWKSIAHRFQTLWNLPNCIGALDGKHIRIEKIPNTGSTNFNYKSYHSIVLLGCCDADGIFTMIETGYAGRNSDGGIFRASAIKSMLSNSQLDVPPPSELPCADCLFPYYFVGDEAFPLCRYLLRPYSKRILDNIKRIFNYRLSRGRKTIECTFGMMTEKFQVLSTAIRCRDENKVNDIIKSVCVLHNYIRKREGSQYLPQQVEENVNITGSANPIDLTDRANISIYSAPYAIRDYLAKYFLTPMASLPWQWNYCI; encoded by the coding sequence ATGCTTATTTTCAGGTACTTGGCCACGGGTTGCACATTCGTTTCGTTGGGACTATACTTTTGCCGAGGAGAGTCTACAGTTGGGAAAATAGTATCTGAGACGACAACGATTATATGGAATGAGCTGAAAGATGTCTACATACCCCGCCCTACCTGCGACCAATGGAAAAGTATTGCTCATCGTTTTCAGACCCTATGGAACCTTCCAAATTGTATAGGGGCCTTGGATGGCAAGCACATCCGCATAGAGAAAATACCTAATACTGGGTCcactaattttaattataaatcgtACCACTCAATTGTACTACTAGGATGCTGCGATGCTGATGGTATTTTCACTATGATTGAAACTGGATACGCTGGTAGAAACAGTGATGGAGGCATTTTCAGAGCCTCTGCAATTAAATCCATGTTATCCAATTCACAACTTGATGTCCCACCCCCATCTGAGCTTCCCTGCGCTGATTGTTTGTTCCCTTATTACTTTGTAGGAGATGAAGCTTTCCCATTATGTCGATATTTATTAAGACCTTACTCAAAACGGATTCTAGACAATATAAAACGAATTTTTAATTATCGCTTAAGTCGGGGAAGGAAAACAATTGAATGCACGTTTGGTATGATGACAGAAAAATTCCAAGTACTCAGTACAGCGATACGTTGCCGCGATGAGAATAAGGTCAATGACATTATAAAAAGTGTTTGCGTGCTTCATAACTACATTAGAAAAAGAGAAGGGTCTCAGTATTTACCGCAACAAGTGGAAGAAAATGTCAACATCACTGGTTCTGCCAACCCCATTGATCTAACAGATCGAGCCAATATAAGCATTTATTCAGCCCCTTATGCTATTAGAGATTATTTAGCAAAATATTTTCTGACCCCAATGGCATCACTGCCTTGGCAGTGGAATTATTGCATTTAA